A single genomic interval of Deltaproteobacteria bacterium harbors:
- a CDS encoding rhomboid family intramembrane serine protease produces MSDAAFVELCRPPTRREAEELRLVLTSQAIDARVLPLVLVDPDASRGWAVHVPTERLAEAQRILDEERTEQRLRALRDRPPPEVPRPGFYWVVGLMLVNLGVFSLMERAGGSEAHRVLLRFGASQAQLLREGQWWRTVTAVFLHIGATHLVGNTVSLGVLGALALRAFGVGYGFAAYVLCGVAGNWVSFVVSPGPAIKAGASGAVLGLLGLVAGLRLRQLLGGDDHSRFRPWHVLATLVAFYGLVVGTGSVDHAAHVGGILAGLALSYLLPTLEARSAAGPRRWPALLAGLLALALVGGAAALAYRAGK; encoded by the coding sequence GTGAGCGACGCGGCCTTCGTGGAGCTCTGTCGCCCGCCGACGCGACGGGAGGCCGAGGAGCTGCGACTCGTGCTGACGAGTCAGGCCATCGACGCGCGGGTCCTGCCGCTCGTCCTCGTGGATCCCGACGCGTCGCGCGGCTGGGCCGTCCACGTGCCGACCGAACGGCTCGCCGAGGCCCAGCGGATTCTCGACGAGGAGCGCACGGAACAGCGCCTGCGCGCGCTGCGCGACCGTCCGCCGCCGGAGGTCCCGCGCCCGGGGTTCTACTGGGTCGTCGGCCTCATGCTGGTCAATCTCGGGGTCTTCTCCCTGATGGAGCGCGCCGGAGGCTCCGAGGCGCATCGCGTGCTGCTGCGCTTCGGGGCCAGTCAGGCCCAGCTCCTGCGCGAGGGGCAGTGGTGGCGAACCGTGACCGCCGTCTTCCTGCACATCGGCGCGACGCACCTCGTGGGCAACACCGTCAGCCTGGGGGTCCTCGGCGCGCTCGCGCTGCGCGCCTTCGGCGTAGGCTACGGCTTCGCGGCCTACGTGCTCTGCGGCGTGGCGGGAAACTGGGTCAGCTTCGTGGTCTCCCCGGGTCCCGCCATCAAGGCCGGCGCCTCGGGAGCGGTGCTCGGACTCCTCGGGCTGGTGGCAGGCCTCCGGCTCCGGCAGCTCCTCGGCGGAGACGACCACTCGCGCTTCCGACCCTGGCACGTCCTCGCCACCCTCGTCGCCTTCTACGGACTCGTCGTCGGTACCGGGTCGGTGGACCACGCGGCCCACGTGGGAGGGATTCTCGCGGGCCTCGCGCTCAGCTACCTGCTCCCCACGCTCGAGGCGCGGAGCGCGGCCGGTCCGCGGCGGTGGCCGGCCTTGCTCGCGGGGCTGCTGGCTCTCGCGCTCGTGGGGGGAGCAGCTGCCCTGGCGTACCGTGCGGGGAAGTAG
- a CDS encoding zinc ribbon domain-containing protein: MPIYEYRCNACDHHFEEWQKMSDEPVRKCPSCGKRKVERLVSASSFHLKGGGWYVTDYARKSGGGKETRSKSESSSEKKDKSEKKDKGEPAASTGI; this comes from the coding sequence ATGCCCATCTATGAGTACCGCTGCAACGCCTGCGATCACCACTTCGAGGAGTGGCAGAAGATGAGCGACGAGCCCGTGCGCAAGTGCCCTAGCTGCGGCAAGCGCAAGGTCGAGCGCCTCGTCTCCGCCAGCTCCTTCCACCTGAAGGGCGGTGGCTGGTACGTCACCGATTACGCGCGCAAGAGCGGCGGCGGCAAGGAAACCAGGTCCAAGTCCGAGTCCTCGTCGGAGAAGAAGGACAAGTCCGAGAAGAAGGACAAGGGCGAGCCCGCCGCCTCGACCGGAATCTAG